In the Candidatus Eremiobacterota bacterium genome, one interval contains:
- the mnmG gene encoding tRNA uridine-5-carboxymethylaminomethyl(34) synthesis enzyme MnmG, with the protein MTTVLRGDDAAVIVVGGGHAGLEAALAAAKLGAETLLVTGDPDRICTLACNPSIGGSAKGQLVREIDALGGAMAAVTDRVSLHARFLNESKGPSVRALRALADKPSYVRVAAAMVATQPRLTVVRGMAEDLDVSAGAVRGVVLADGRTLRAPNVVLATGTFLGGKTFRGDEVRAEGRFGEAPAVGLSAALARLGFPLGRLKTGTPPRVDRTSLDLSIMVEQRPSSTPLPFSYASPPAFAGPQLSCWVVDTNDRTHALVRENLHRSPLYGLDLIRGIGPRYCPSIEDKVVKFAHNPTHQIFVEPEGWDEPTFYVGGFSTSLPAEVQLAMLRTLPGFEAVVMLRAGYAVEYDFVQPTELDPSLETRRVAGLFHCGQLNGTSGYEEAAAQGLIAGINAAQRAHRRPALRLGRETSYIGVLIDDLVTRGVDEPYRMLTSRAEHRVLLRHDNADLRLTPVGRELGLIGDEAWDAFSRRRNALAAARRHAETTRVPPDAVAGIRLPAGSTLADALRRPDVAIGDVLDRFGGSADPASAARAEIEIKMDGYVRRQQLAVDRAARDEAVALPSDLKYAAIRALSLEAREKLDRVRPRTLGAAARVPGITPADVALVSVHVHRLTAGPTAPSPAGAVSA; encoded by the coding sequence ATGACCACCGTGCTGCGCGGCGACGACGCCGCGGTCATCGTCGTCGGCGGCGGACACGCCGGGCTCGAAGCGGCGCTCGCGGCCGCGAAGCTCGGCGCGGAAACGCTGCTCGTCACCGGCGATCCCGATCGCATTTGCACGCTCGCGTGCAACCCGTCGATCGGCGGCAGCGCGAAGGGCCAGCTCGTCCGCGAGATCGACGCGCTCGGCGGCGCGATGGCGGCCGTCACCGACCGCGTCTCGCTGCACGCGCGCTTCTTGAACGAATCGAAGGGGCCGTCGGTCCGCGCACTGCGCGCGCTCGCCGACAAGCCGAGCTACGTGCGCGTCGCAGCGGCGATGGTCGCCACGCAGCCGAGGCTGACCGTTGTGCGCGGAATGGCGGAGGATCTCGACGTCTCCGCCGGTGCCGTGCGCGGCGTCGTGCTCGCGGACGGCCGCACGCTGCGCGCCCCGAACGTCGTGCTCGCGACCGGCACGTTCCTCGGCGGAAAGACCTTCCGCGGCGACGAGGTTCGCGCCGAAGGCCGCTTCGGCGAAGCGCCGGCCGTCGGGCTGAGCGCCGCGCTGGCGCGGCTCGGCTTCCCGCTCGGCCGGCTCAAGACGGGGACCCCGCCGCGGGTCGACCGCACCTCGCTCGACCTGAGCATCATGGTGGAGCAGCGGCCCAGCTCCACGCCGCTGCCGTTCTCGTACGCCAGCCCGCCGGCATTCGCCGGGCCGCAGCTCTCGTGTTGGGTCGTCGATACCAACGATCGCACGCACGCGCTGGTCCGCGAGAACCTGCACCGCTCGCCGCTCTACGGCCTCGACCTCATCCGCGGGATCGGGCCCCGCTACTGCCCCTCGATCGAGGACAAGGTCGTCAAGTTTGCCCACAACCCGACCCACCAGATCTTCGTCGAGCCGGAAGGCTGGGACGAGCCGACGTTCTATGTCGGCGGGTTCTCGACGTCGCTTCCCGCCGAGGTCCAGCTGGCGATGCTGCGGACGCTGCCCGGCTTCGAAGCCGTGGTGATGCTGCGCGCCGGCTACGCCGTCGAGTACGACTTCGTCCAGCCGACCGAGCTCGACCCGAGCCTGGAGACGCGGCGCGTCGCCGGACTGTTCCACTGCGGCCAGCTCAACGGGACGAGCGGCTACGAAGAGGCCGCCGCGCAGGGGCTGATCGCCGGGATCAACGCCGCGCAGCGCGCCCATCGCCGTCCGGCGCTCCGGCTGGGGCGCGAGACCTCGTACATCGGGGTGCTGATCGATGACCTTGTGACACGCGGAGTAGACGAGCCGTACAGAATGCTTACCTCGCGCGCCGAGCACCGCGTGCTGCTGCGCCACGACAACGCCGACCTGCGCCTGACCCCGGTCGGCCGCGAGCTCGGCCTGATCGGCGACGAGGCCTGGGACGCCTTCAGCCGTCGCCGGAACGCGCTCGCGGCGGCGCGCCGCCACGCCGAAACGACCCGCGTCCCGCCGGACGCGGTCGCCGGAATCAGGTTGCCGGCAGGGTCGACCCTGGCCGACGCCCTGCGGCGGCCGGACGTGGCGATCGGCGACGTCCTCGACCGGTTCGGCGGTTCGGCCGACCCGGCGAGCGCCGCACGGGCGGAGATCGAGATCAAGATGGACGGCTACGTCCGACGGCAACAGCTCGCGGTCGACCGCGCCGCCCGCGACGAAGCCGTCGCGCTCCCGAGCGACCTGAAGTACGCCGCGATACGCGCGCTCTCGCTGGAGGCGCGCGAAAAGCTCGACCGCGTCCGCCCCCGCACGCTCGGCGCGGCCGCCCGGGTTCCGGGGATCACGCCGGCCGACGTCGCCCTCGTCAGCGTCCACGTCCACCGGCTCACGGCCGGGCCCACCGCGCCTTCACCGGCTGGCGCCGTCTCGGCTTGA
- the rsmG gene encoding 16S rRNA (guanine(527)-N(7))-methyltransferase RsmG: protein MTPLPNPEALATLQAAGVPGELAVRLAVYTQLVLDANRRVNLTGAKDGTAFARHVLDALTLQDDVVGPLIDVGSGNGLPGIPLALATAARVTLLEPIKKRAAFLRAALGALALGGEVVAERAEEAARDPLYRERFATATVRAVASAPTVAELAVPFLAVRGHALLQRGSLEPAERHAVADAALVLGAELVEERVLDGERRILVLEKHTPTSPRFPRRNGIPAKRPLCT from the coding sequence ATGACGCCGCTCCCGAACCCGGAGGCGCTGGCGACCCTGCAGGCGGCCGGCGTTCCGGGCGAGCTTGCCGTCCGGCTCGCGGTGTACACCCAGCTCGTACTGGACGCGAACCGCCGGGTGAACCTCACCGGCGCGAAAGACGGCACCGCGTTCGCGCGTCACGTCCTCGACGCGCTGACCCTGCAGGACGACGTCGTCGGTCCGTTGATCGATGTCGGCTCGGGAAACGGTCTCCCGGGGATCCCGCTCGCGCTCGCGACCGCCGCCCGGGTGACGCTCTTGGAGCCGATCAAGAAGCGCGCCGCCTTCCTGCGGGCGGCGCTGGGCGCGCTGGCGCTGGGGGGCGAGGTCGTCGCCGAGCGCGCCGAAGAGGCGGCGCGCGATCCGCTCTACCGCGAACGCTTCGCGACGGCGACGGTGCGGGCGGTGGCGAGCGCTCCCACGGTTGCCGAGCTGGCCGTGCCTTTTCTCGCCGTCCGCGGCCACGCGCTCCTCCAGCGCGGAAGCCTGGAGCCGGCCGAGCGCCATGCGGTCGCCGACGCGGCGCTCGTCCTCGGCGCGGAGCTCGTCGAAGAACGCGTGCTCGACGGCGAGCGGCGCATCCTCGTCCTCGAAAAGCACACGCCAACAAGCCCTCGCTTCCCGCGAAGGAACGGTATCCCGGCAAAGCGCCCGCTTTGCACCTGA
- a CDS encoding HD domain-containing protein — MRHPLDDVLIAALPAAEVYAVGGRVRDEFRAVLDGIERPPKDLDYVVTGIPLPELLDALRRVGRVDVVGASFAVVKFKHGAGEADIALPRRERSTGVGHKEFTIESGPEIPLHEDLRRRDFRMNMVARRIADDQIVDPYGGVADIRLGLIDIVAEAAFEEDPLRMLRAAQFAARFGYEPTERTRAAMRAAAPLVATVSAERVGEEIGKLFTASTPSAGLEILRATGVLGHLWPELLEGLGVDQNEWHAYDVYRHNLATLDAAPPGDLTLRLAALLHDVGKPRTAAPRPDGRGNTFYQHEHVGAEMVPPMLARLRLPNDTVDTVAHLVRQHMYAADAEAQDRTLRRFVRRIGPDHLARLFALRHADIEGSGLPKREGENERFEARVAAVLAERPAFHVRDLAIGGGDVIALFERKGLAASGFRGDKRVGEVLSALFEEVTDDPSRNEAGLLAERAERYIDEHFSASG; from the coding sequence GTGCGCCACCCTCTCGACGACGTCCTGATCGCCGCCTTGCCGGCCGCCGAGGTGTACGCCGTCGGCGGGCGCGTCCGCGACGAGTTCCGCGCCGTCCTCGACGGGATCGAGCGGCCGCCGAAAGACCTGGACTACGTCGTCACGGGCATCCCGCTCCCGGAGCTGCTGGACGCGTTGCGGCGGGTGGGCCGGGTCGACGTCGTCGGCGCCTCGTTCGCGGTCGTCAAGTTCAAACACGGCGCCGGCGAGGCGGACATCGCGCTCCCGCGCCGCGAGCGCTCGACCGGGGTCGGCCACAAGGAGTTCACGATCGAGTCCGGGCCGGAGATTCCGCTCCACGAGGACTTGAGGCGGCGCGATTTCCGGATGAACATGGTCGCGCGGCGGATCGCCGACGATCAGATTGTCGACCCCTACGGCGGCGTCGCCGACATTCGGCTCGGGCTGATCGACATCGTCGCGGAGGCCGCCTTCGAGGAAGACCCGCTGCGGATGCTGCGCGCGGCGCAGTTCGCGGCGCGGTTCGGCTACGAGCCCACGGAGCGGACGCGGGCGGCAATGCGCGCCGCCGCCCCGCTCGTCGCGACGGTCTCGGCGGAGCGGGTCGGCGAGGAGATCGGCAAGCTGTTCACGGCTAGCACGCCCTCGGCCGGGCTCGAGATCCTGCGCGCGACGGGGGTGCTGGGGCACCTGTGGCCCGAGCTCCTCGAAGGGCTGGGGGTCGACCAGAACGAGTGGCACGCGTACGACGTCTACCGGCACAACCTCGCGACGCTCGACGCGGCGCCACCGGGCGATCTGACGCTGCGCCTTGCGGCGCTGCTGCACGACGTCGGAAAGCCGCGCACGGCAGCGCCGCGGCCCGACGGGCGCGGAAATACGTTCTACCAGCACGAGCACGTCGGCGCCGAGATGGTTCCCCCGATGCTGGCGCGGCTTCGGCTCCCGAACGACACGGTCGATACGGTGGCGCATTTGGTCCGGCAGCACATGTACGCGGCCGATGCGGAGGCGCAAGACCGGACGCTGCGGCGGTTCGTGCGGCGGATCGGCCCCGATCATCTGGCCAGGCTGTTCGCGCTGCGGCACGCGGACATCGAAGGGTCGGGCCTGCCGAAGCGCGAGGGCGAGAACGAGCGGTTCGAGGCCCGCGTCGCGGCGGTGCTCGCCGAGCGGCCGGCTTTCCACGTGCGCGATCTGGCGATCGGCGGCGGCGACGTGATCGCGCTGTTCGAGCGCAAGGGGCTTGCCGCGTCAGGATTTCGCGGAGACAAGCGGGTCGGAGAGGTGCTGAGCGCGCTCTTCGAGGAGGTCACCGACGACCCGTCTCGGAACGAGGCGGGCTTGCTCGCCGAGCGTGCTGAACGCTACATCGACGAGCATTTCTCCGCGTCCGGATAG
- a CDS encoding ParA family protein — protein sequence MSAVVPAQKTARVLAIVNQKGGVGKSTTAVNLGASLALLGRRVLVVDIDPQGNTTTGVGVDKRAVQRDVYNVLLERVALADVVRPTEVENLAIAPATLNLAGAEVELVSALQRESRLKAALSPVLPDYDEILIDCPPSLGLLTINALTAAHEVIIPVQAEYYALEGLSQLVAIVRRIKEGLNPDLAIRGVLITMFDGRTKLATEVLEEVHRYFPDRVFQTQIPRNIRLSEAPSYGKPAILFDVKSRGAQAYLSLARELAS from the coding sequence TTGTCCGCGGTAGTTCCAGCACAAAAGACGGCGCGCGTCCTCGCGATCGTCAACCAAAAGGGCGGGGTCGGGAAGTCGACGACCGCCGTCAACCTCGGCGCGTCGCTGGCGCTGCTCGGCCGGCGCGTCCTCGTGGTCGACATCGACCCGCAGGGAAATACGACGACAGGGGTCGGGGTCGACAAGCGCGCGGTCCAGCGCGACGTCTACAACGTGCTGCTCGAACGGGTCGCGCTCGCCGACGTCGTGCGGCCGACCGAGGTCGAGAACCTCGCGATCGCGCCGGCGACGCTGAACCTGGCCGGCGCCGAGGTCGAGCTCGTCTCGGCGCTGCAGCGCGAGAGCCGCCTGAAGGCGGCGCTTTCGCCGGTTCTGCCCGACTACGACGAGATCTTGATCGACTGCCCGCCCTCGCTCGGGCTGCTGACGATCAACGCGCTGACCGCGGCGCACGAGGTGATCATCCCGGTGCAGGCCGAGTACTACGCCCTCGAAGGGCTCAGCCAGCTCGTCGCGATCGTGCGACGCATCAAGGAAGGGCTGAACCCGGACCTCGCGATCCGGGGCGTGTTGATCACGATGTTCGACGGACGTACCAAGCTGGCGACCGAAGTCTTGGAAGAGGTCCACCGCTACTTCCCGGACCGCGTCTTCCAAACGCAAATCCCACGGAACATCCGGCTCTCCGAGGCGCCCTCGTACGGCAAGCCGGCGATCCTGTTCGACGTGAAGAGCCGCGGCGCGCAGGCCTACCTCTCGCTGGCGCGCGAGCTGGCGTCGTGA
- a CDS encoding ParB/RepB/Spo0J family partition protein, whose protein sequence is MTKRGLGRGLGALLGEGGTADVTAAPKREAERDLRHIALAKIRPNPRQPRQSFDAASLDELRASIAAFGVLVPVIVRERGDGFELIAGERRVRAARAAGLETVPAIVRAAGDRESLEVAIIENLQRENLNPLEEAMGFAHLMEAHAFTQEQVAERVGRSRPAVANALRLLSLSDAIKQYVRDGKLSAWQANTILSLPVERREAIARRAVEEGLSVRALTALARDGAPKRARANVPAQRTSGDDEEFVQKLRYRFATHVRVVPHERGGTIELRYSDPSDLIRIVDLLLGEAP, encoded by the coding sequence GTGACGAAACGCGGCCTGGGGCGCGGGCTCGGCGCGCTGCTCGGCGAGGGCGGCACCGCCGACGTGACGGCCGCGCCGAAGCGCGAGGCCGAGCGCGACCTGCGGCACATTGCGCTGGCGAAGATTCGTCCGAACCCGCGCCAGCCGCGGCAGAGCTTCGACGCGGCGTCGCTCGACGAGCTGCGCGCGTCGATCGCGGCGTTCGGGGTGTTGGTCCCGGTGATCGTGCGCGAGCGCGGCGACGGCTTCGAACTGATCGCCGGCGAGCGGCGGGTGCGCGCCGCGCGCGCCGCCGGGCTCGAGACCGTGCCGGCGATCGTGCGCGCCGCCGGCGACCGCGAGTCGCTCGAGGTCGCGATCATCGAGAACTTGCAGCGAGAGAACCTGAACCCGCTCGAAGAGGCGATGGGCTTTGCGCACTTGATGGAAGCGCACGCGTTCACCCAAGAGCAGGTCGCCGAACGCGTCGGGCGCAGCCGGCCGGCGGTGGCGAACGCGCTGCGGCTGCTTTCGCTCTCCGATGCGATCAAACAATACGTGCGTGACGGAAAGCTCAGCGCGTGGCAGGCGAACACGATCCTCTCGCTGCCCGTCGAGCGGCGCGAGGCGATCGCGCGCCGCGCGGTCGAGGAAGGGCTCTCGGTTCGCGCGCTGACCGCGCTCGCACGAGACGGCGCGCCGAAACGCGCGCGCGCGAACGTTCCAGCGCAGCGCACGAGCGGCGACGACGAAGAGTTCGTTCAGAAGCTGCGCTACAGGTTTGCGACGCACGTGCGCGTCGTGCCGCACGAGCGCGGCGGCACGATCGAGCTGCGCTACAGCGATCCGTCCGATTTGATTCGCATCGTCGATTTGCTGCTCGGAGAAGCTCCGTGA
- a CDS encoding thiamine phosphate synthase, producing the protein MTGTRSGDAPRALLRGVYALVDPDRVEPIAFTEALLRAGIRLIQIRAKSGIDGATLVALAGRVRAAGGVLIVNDDVRLARLADGVHLGQEDAAALDLPALRRALGSRIIGLSCGTPQEARAADPALVDYLGAGPLCASPSKHDAGEPIGVRGVRAVVRATRLPVAAIGGIGPATIGQAAQTGAAMAAVISALICDDPEAATRDLLARWNAAR; encoded by the coding sequence ATGACCGGCACGAGGAGCGGTGACGCTCCTCGTGCGCTTTTGCGGGGCGTCTACGCGCTGGTCGATCCGGATCGTGTCGAGCCGATCGCGTTCACCGAGGCGCTGCTGCGGGCCGGCATTCGGCTGATCCAAATTCGCGCGAAGTCCGGGATCGACGGCGCGACGCTGGTCGCGCTCGCCGGCCGGGTTCGCGCCGCCGGCGGGGTGCTGATCGTCAACGACGACGTCCGGCTCGCGCGGCTCGCCGACGGCGTGCACCTCGGCCAAGAGGACGCGGCGGCGCTCGACCTGCCGGCACTGCGCCGCGCGCTCGGCTCGCGGATCATCGGGCTCTCGTGCGGGACGCCGCAGGAGGCGCGCGCCGCCGATCCCGCGCTGGTCGACTACCTCGGCGCCGGACCGCTGTGCGCTTCGCCCTCGAAGCACGACGCCGGCGAGCCGATCGGCGTGCGCGGCGTGCGCGCGGTCGTGCGCGCGACGCGGCTGCCGGTCGCGGCGATCGGCGGGATCGGGCCGGCGACGATCGGGCAGGCGGCGCAAACCGGGGCGGCGATGGCGGCCGTCATCTCGGCGCTGATCTGCGACGATCCGGAAGCGGCCACGCGCGATCTGCTCGCGCGCTGGAACGCGGCGCGATGA
- a CDS encoding hydroxymethylpyrimidine/phosphomethylpyrimidine kinase translates to MTVVATVGTTHPLGFAGLGFALLALADDGVRPVCVVAGVSAQDATNVQARSALGAAVIRAQFDALRAANPGAFHVGALLSAESVRAVAESLATFRGVPVVVDPVLAASGGDALADDATRAALRDLLFPRATLVTPNLYEASALLGRTIDDVAAMREAAVALRALGAAAVLVKGGHLGGVPIDVLAEADVVRELPSARVEGDVRGTGDLLAVTIAACLARGATLPEAVEHARRRVREAIARGVPFAGARVAPLRD, encoded by the coding sequence ATGACCGTCGTCGCGACCGTCGGCACCACGCACCCGCTCGGGTTCGCCGGCTTGGGGTTCGCGCTGCTCGCGCTCGCGGACGACGGCGTGCGCCCGGTGTGCGTCGTCGCCGGCGTCAGCGCGCAAGACGCGACGAACGTGCAGGCGCGCAGCGCGCTCGGCGCAGCGGTGATTCGCGCGCAGTTCGACGCGCTGCGAGCTGCGAATCCCGGCGCGTTTCACGTCGGCGCGCTGCTGTCGGCGGAATCAGTGCGCGCGGTTGCCGAATCGCTCGCGACATTTCGCGGCGTCCCCGTTGTAGTTGATCCCGTCCTGGCCGCATCCGGCGGCGACGCGCTCGCCGACGACGCGACGCGCGCGGCATTGCGCGACCTGCTCTTTCCGCGCGCGACGCTGGTGACGCCGAACTTGTACGAAGCGAGCGCGCTGCTCGGCCGCACGATCGACGACGTCGCCGCAATGCGTGAAGCGGCAGTCGCTTTGCGCGCTCTCGGCGCGGCCGCGGTGCTCGTCAAAGGCGGTCATCTCGGCGGCGTGCCGATCGACGTGCTCGCCGAAGCCGACGTGGTCCGCGAGCTTCCGTCGGCGCGCGTCGAAGGCGACGTCCGCGGGACCGGCGATCTGCTCGCGGTCACGATCGCCGCCTGTTTGGCGCGCGGCGCGACGCTTCCCGAAGCGGTCGAGCACGCGCGCCGCCGCGTGCGCGAAGCGATTGCGCGCGGCGTCCCGTTCGCCGGCGCGCGCGTCGCACCGCTCCGCGACTGA
- a CDS encoding zinc-ribbon domain containing protein — MYSDERLTCTDCGAEFTFTSGEQQFFATKGFQNKPNRCPDCRTARKNARQGSGNGGGYSGGGGRGGSGGGYGGAREMYSVTCSSCGQAAEVPFQPRGDKPVYCRDCFQSQRSSYR; from the coding sequence TTGTATTCCGATGAACGGCTGACGTGCACCGACTGCGGTGCAGAGTTCACTTTCACCAGCGGCGAACAGCAGTTTTTCGCCACCAAAGGCTTTCAGAACAAACCCAACCGCTGCCCCGACTGCCGCACCGCGCGGAAAAATGCGCGCCAGGGCAGCGGCAACGGCGGCGGATATTCCGGCGGCGGCGGCCGCGGCGGTTCGGGCGGCGGCTACGGCGGCGCGCGCGAGATGTACAGCGTGACCTGCAGCAGCTGCGGACAGGCGGCCGAGGTCCCGTTCCAGCCGCGCGGCGACAAGCCGGTCTACTGCCGCGACTGCTTCCAGTCGCAGCGCTCGTCGTACCGCTAA
- a CDS encoding pyridoxal phosphate-dependent aminotransferase, whose protein sequence is MTTIAHHADYLCAAISRIGSESAFEVLARAKAIEATGRRVVHMEIGEPDFDTPEHIKRAGIRAIEENYSHYSPSAGIPELREAIAAYASRYRGLSPAYEPPNVVVGAGAKPIIWNLLSAILDPGDELVYADPAYPAYASAASYLEAKPVPVHLLESRNWRLDLDELAAKVGPKTKALVINSPHNPTGGVLLREDLERIAELAQKHDFLVISDEIYSRNRYVDYFHSISQLDGMRERTIIVDGFSKAYAMTGWRLGYCIAPEAIAKTVTLFNNNTFSCVATFVQRAGIAALTGDDAPVQRMNAIFRERRDAIVAGLNRIPNVSCTLPEGAFYAFPNVSRVASDDKHLAKWLLENAGVACLGGSSFGAAGKGYLRFSYAASLDDIGWALDQLREAIPRYTAG, encoded by the coding sequence ATGACGACGATCGCTCACCACGCCGACTATCTTTGTGCTGCCATCTCTCGTATCGGCAGCGAGTCGGCTTTCGAAGTACTGGCCCGCGCGAAAGCGATCGAGGCGACCGGGCGGCGCGTCGTCCACATGGAGATCGGCGAGCCCGATTTTGACACGCCTGAGCACATCAAGCGCGCCGGCATCCGGGCGATCGAGGAGAACTACAGCCACTACTCGCCCTCGGCCGGAATCCCCGAGCTGCGCGAAGCGATCGCCGCCTACGCCAGCCGCTACCGCGGGCTGAGCCCGGCCTACGAGCCGCCGAACGTCGTGGTCGGCGCGGGCGCGAAGCCGATCATCTGGAACCTGCTCTCGGCGATCCTCGATCCGGGCGACGAGCTCGTCTATGCCGATCCGGCCTACCCGGCGTACGCGTCCGCGGCGAGCTACTTGGAAGCGAAGCCGGTCCCGGTCCACCTGCTCGAGTCGCGCAACTGGCGGCTCGATCTCGACGAATTGGCCGCGAAGGTCGGACCGAAGACGAAAGCGCTCGTCATCAACTCGCCGCACAACCCGACCGGCGGCGTGCTGTTGCGCGAGGATCTCGAGCGCATCGCCGAGCTCGCGCAAAAGCACGATTTCCTGGTGATCTCCGACGAGATCTACTCGCGCAACCGCTACGTCGACTACTTCCACTCGATCTCGCAGCTCGACGGGATGCGCGAGCGCACGATCATCGTCGACGGCTTCTCCAAAGCGTACGCGATGACGGGTTGGCGGCTCGGCTACTGCATCGCGCCGGAAGCGATCGCGAAGACCGTCACGCTGTTCAACAACAACACGTTCTCGTGCGTCGCGACCTTCGTGCAGCGCGCCGGAATCGCTGCGCTGACCGGCGACGACGCGCCGGTGCAGCGGATGAACGCGATCTTCCGCGAGCGCCGCGACGCGATCGTCGCCGGGCTCAACCGCATCCCGAACGTCTCGTGCACGCTGCCGGAAGGCGCGTTCTACGCGTTCCCCAACGTCTCGCGCGTCGCGAGCGACGACAAGCACTTGGCGAAGTGGCTGCTGGAGAATGCCGGGGTGGCGTGCCTCGGCGGGTCGTCGTTCGGCGCTGCAGGCAAGGGCTATCTGCGATTCTCGTACGCCGCCTCGCTCGACGACATCGGCTGGGCGCTCGACCAGCTTCGCGAAGCGATCCCGCGCTACACCGCAGGCTGA